Proteins from a genomic interval of Diospyros lotus cultivar Yz01 chromosome 6, ASM1463336v1, whole genome shotgun sequence:
- the LOC127804965 gene encoding uncharacterized protein LOC127804965: MASSPPQNPSSPAKMDPEAPPEDHQTQIAADLQSLSLAPTDDPLTTQFATLNDLCFELSSLQDLACRGSWRSIIDKVARARKLSLLSKPHEHLTYLSYHVLALTKLRRFGDAAAELDSLDDDLNSPSYQYQTYPQHYPNRSGSMVPFALRWLHAELPSKMGKRHETLDQLYTLLDFVRGKISNTGSVSAELWGKREGFVLNSIISHHLGQKEFGACLDLIKDLISRNGDVEKPDAVLFSKLGYIQMQFGDLEGAKVTFSKIEELVKERMGDVELHNLVSRNKALVYLVGKDYLSAVREYEECIERDGSDVVAINNKALCLMYLRELSSSISVLENALERVPTVALNEALVVNLCSMYELAYVNHLDVKRTLSNWIARVAPDDFDTSCTRT; encoded by the coding sequence ATGGCCTCCTCCCCGCCGCAAAACCCGTCATCGCCGGCCAAGATGGACCCCGAAGCTCCACCTGAAGACCACCAAACCCAGATCGCCGCCGATCTCCAATCCCTCTCTCTCGCCCCTACCGACGATCCCCTCACCACCCAGTTCGCCACCCTGAACGACCTCTGCTTCGAGCTCTCCTCCCTCCAAGATCTGGCCTGCCGGGGATCGTGGCGCTCCATCATCGACAAGGTCGCTCGCGCCCGCAAACTCTCCCTCCTCTCGAAGCCCCACGAACACCTCACCTATCTATCCTATCATGTACTCGCCCTCACCAAGCTCCGCCGCTTCGGTGACGCCGCTGCCGAGCTCGACTCCCTTGACGACGATCTCAACAGCCCTTCGTATCAGTACCAGACCTACCCTCAGCACTACCCGAATCGATCCGGCTCCATGGTCCCCTTTGCTCTCCGCTGGCTTCACGCCGAGCTGCCTTCCAAGATGGGGAAGCGCCACGAGACCCTTGATCAGCTGTACACCCTTCTCGATTTTGTCAGAGGCAAAATATCAAACACTGGGAGTGTTTCCGCTGAGTTGTGGGGGAAACGCGAAGGTTTCGTATTGAATTCTATAATTAGTCACCATTTGGGTCAGAAGGAGTTCGGGGCGTGTTTGGATCTGATCAAGGATTTGATTAGTCGGAATGGTGATGTGGAGAAGCCGGACGCGGTTTTGTTCTCCAAGCTGGGTTACATTCAGATGCAGTTTGGGGATTTGGAAGGTGCAAAGGTGACATTCAGTAAGATTGAGGAGTTGGTAAAGGAGAGGATGGGTGATGTTGAATTGCACAATCTTGTAAGTAGGAACAAGGCGTTGGTTTATTTGGTTGGGAAGGATTATTTGTCGGCCGTTAGGGAGTACGAGGAGTGCATTGAACGAGATGGCTCAGATGTGGTGGCAATCAATAACAAGGCGCTCTGCTTGATGTACTTGAGGGAGTTGTCGAGTTCTATCAGTGTGTTGGAGAATGCATTGGAGAGGGTCCCTACGGTGGCTTTGAATGAAGCCCTTGTGGTGAATTTGTGTAGCATGTATGAGTTGGCTTATGTTAATCACTTGGATGTTAAGCGGACACTGAGTAATTGGATTGCTCGTGTTGCTCCTGATGATTTTGATACATCTTGTACTCGAACATGA